A stretch of DNA from Synechococcus sp. UW179A:
GTGAAATGCTGTTGTTTCGCCTGGCTTCTTGCGATGCAAGTTGGCAGTTGGTCGCTTCGGCTCGTTTCAGCCTGCTGAGTCATCAAAGCTGAGAAGAGAATGCTTTTTAAGCGATCAGCAAGTGACCGTGATTAAACCAGTGAGGACTGGCTTAGAGATTCTTGCTTCGTCGTTCTTTTTTGCGATTAGGTGTGCTCGCTGCTCTTGTTGGCAGCGCAAGCCTTGAAGTGCTCAGGACAACCCAAGCCAAAGCTCGATCTTCCTGGGAACGATTCATCAGTCAGCCGGCATTGCAGCGACCCCGTAATGCAGAGACTGTCGTCCTTGAAATCGCAACGGCAGCGATCACTGTTCTCGGGCGAACAGTTGTCCGTGGCTGCATTCGTCAGCTTGATGGTCAGCGTGGGTACACCACGTCCCAACGCAAAGGCATCAATCTCGAATTGATCAATCAGTTGCCGGTGCCGACAACGGTGCATTGGCATGGGTTGATTCTTCCCAATGTCATGGATGGCGTGCCGTTTGTTACGCAACCGCCCATTCCCCCAGGACAACGCCAAAGGATCCACTACTCGTTGGTGCAAAACGGCACCTTTTGGATGCACTCGCACTATGGGCTGCAGACCCAAAGCTATGTGGCTGAGCCTTTTGTGATCCTCAATGAGGAACAAGAACGTTGGGCTGATCGAACGATCACTGTGATGCTGAGGGACTTCAGCTTCACGCCCGCTAGTCAAATTCTTGACAACGTTGTTGCTGGTGAGCGCGGCGGTGGTACCGCTATGGCCAAAAGCTTGGCTGATTTCGATTGGCACCAGCCGCGAATGCTGCTCACTCAACAGTGGGATCACGTGAAGCAGCGTTTCAGTTGGAAACAAGAGAAAGGGGTCTTGATGATGGCCCCGGATGTTGTGTATGACGCGCTGCTGGCGAATGAGCGCAGCCTTGACGCTCCAGAAATCATTGATGTGGAGCCTGGTGAAACTGTGGCGATTCGCTGGCTTGCGGGTAGCGCCTTTATGAGCTTCTTTCTTGACCTTGGTGATCTCGAAGGTGAGCTGCTTCGCACTGATGCCAACCCCGTGGAGCCGATTAGTGGATCAGTCTTTCAACTTGCTCTGGCCCAACGTTTGACACTGCGTGTCAAGGTTCCTGAAAAGCTTGGGGTCTTTCCATTGCTGGCCTTAGGTGAGCGCAGCAACCTGCGCTGTGGTGTGGTGCTGCGCAGTCATCCAAATCTCCATGTGCCCGATTTGGCACCGAAAACCGATCAGTGGACCGGACGCCTCGATTTCACACAAGATAAACAACTGCGCGCAGGAAGGCCTCTTGCCGTTCGTGCTGCTGATAACACAATTCCGATTGCACTGACAGGCCCTGCTCCCAAATACACCTGGGGCCTTAACCATCGGTTTTACCCCTATCGAGATCCCTACTGGGTGGAGCAAGGGCAACGGGTGGAAATGGTGTTCTCCAATCCCACCCCGATGGGTCATCCCATGCATCTGCATGGCCATGAATTTCAAATTCTCGAACTGGATGGTGTGCCCTTGGCTGGAGCCATGCGCGATACCGTTTACGTGCCGAAAGGCGGGACTTGCCGCATTGCTTTCGATGCCAATAATCCAGGGATTTGGGCGTTCCACTGCCATATCAGTTATCACCATGTGCGAGGCATGTTCAATGTGGTGGCTTATCGCTCCGCTGATTTGGGTTGGTGGAATCCAGCAGGCTTCGGTCATGAATACCTGCCGTTTTGATGCTCTCCTGACTGGCGTCTACCCCAGCTCGGCATTCCTTTTGCTCTGTATTGCAGCGATCTTCCGCGTGGCCAATGGATCCTTTGCTGAGTCCATGCACTGGAAAGCGTCTTTCGAAACGCTGCAACAGCTTGTACGCCGGTATCTTTTCGCTGTTTTCCACTCAAGGACTGTTATCTGGGAGATGTCCCCAGCAGCACTGCTGATTGCATCGAGATAGACCCCAATGCATTGTGCTGATCACTGCTCCAGAGAACGTTGGTAGTGGCTTGGGGGTCAGGTAATTCCAGTGGTTGGGTTCGGCTGCGATTGATCCACACCTCCAGCCCCTCTGCTTGGCCGATCAGTCCATCGCTGCCAGCGCATCTCCAGACCAGATCTGTCTGATGCAGGTCCGGATAGCTGTTGCGTAGTTTTGCCAATTGCTGGATGTAGGGCCTGAGGTCGGCTGACCAGCGTTGATCCCATGGAAAAGCCTCCCTGCAGGCCGGTTCTGGCCCACTGGATCGTTTGGAGCTGGGCCCGCCAGCCAGGCCAGTTTCTGTGCCGTAAAAAATGCACGGAGCACCGGGCTGCAGGAACAACAACAACAGTGCCAGCCTCATGGCTTTGAGATCCCCATTGAGACTGTGCAAGGCCCTGGGCACATCGTGACTGTCGAGCAGATTCATCTGCCCCCGGTTGACCTGCGGACGGTACCAAGCGGTTGTGGTGTTCCAGATGTTGATTAATTCCTTTGTGTTGAGGGGATTGAGTGGATAGCCCGGCTCTTGGTAGCCCTGACGTAACGCGTCGCCCCCAACCCAACCAAGGATGCTCCAGCCGATGCGGTAATTCATCACTCCATCGAAATGCTCCCCTTGGAGCCACGAACGTGCATCTCCCCAGATTTCTCCAACGATCCAAGCGTCAGATTTCACCTCTCGCACCACATGCCGGAATTCAACCCAGAAGTCTTTCGGTACTTCGTCAGCAACATCAAGGCGCCATCCATCGATGCCCCGTTCCAGCCAATGGCGTGCGACGGCGAGTAAGTAGTCCCGAACCGCTGGGTTGGAGTGGTTGAATTTCGGTAGGTCCGGGATAGACCACCAACAGTCGTATCCGCAACTCTCGCCGCTTCCTGGATAAGGATTGATAGGCCACTGCTTAATATGAAACCAATCCCTGTAGGGCGAGGCTTGACCGTTTTCCACAACGTGGTGAAAGGGCCAGAAACCTCGACCGCAGTGATTGAACACACCGTCGAGCACCAGGCGCATATCCCGTTCGTGCAATGCGGTAATCAAAGCATCGAGTGCAGTGTTGCCGCCCAAAAGTGGATCGACTTGGAAGTAGTCGTAGGTGTGGTAACGATGGTTGACGGCTGAACGGAAGATGGGCGTGAGGTAAAGGCAGGTTATTCCCATCGACTGGAGTTGATCGAGTGCATCGATCACGCCATAGAGATCACCACCCTGGAATCCCTGTTCGGTTGGATCACTACCCCATGGCTTCAACGCCAGGTGGCGCTGCTCCTCAACACGTCCACTGCGGCGGAACCGATCAGGAAAGACTTGATAGATCACAGCCTCTGCCACCCAAATCGGTGGATCGTTAAAAGCCGTGACTGACTGCAATCGTACTGAGCCTGCTGTCCTTTCTTTAGCAGGCAGCACAACGACCAATGCCCTTGCTGGACATTATTGGCAGCTGATGCAACCTCTGATGTGTCGGATCTCCTTCGCTAGTCAAGTCTCAGGCTCTGCAGCATTGGCCGCTATTGCGATCTCGCTTCCAGGGACTGGAATGGGGCTAAGAGTCCTGTCATTTCCTTGTCTCTGATTTTTTTGGGCAATCGCAGATGATTGTTGGCTTCCGTTATGTCCTGTCGACGAATCTTTGATGTCATGCTGTAAGTTTGGTCCTCTTTTTTGAATGCTTACGTCGATTCAGGAGTGATCTTTTGAACCTTTAAAAACTGCTATTATTGGCTCGAAGTGCTACCCTGTATAGTAACTTCGTCTTGCTGTGATACGGTAAATCTGGTTTTAATCGTTAATCGTTAATCGTTAATCGTTAATTGTTAAGCGTTGATCGTTGGGTATCTGTCTGGCTCTGATTCAATCAGGATGTGGATAAAGACAGGCCTAAATAACACTACTTATGATCGCTATGTAGTCAAGAACTCGTTTAAATATGGATGATGCAAGTTGTTGTTTCGGAAGCTACTTTGCTGTAGGTTCCTATGGCTTGTGTTCGGTAGGCATGTCAGCCCTGCCAAAGACCGCTAGGATTGAATATTCAATGATTTAATCCATGCTCGATACAGGGTATACCCGGGAGCAAGTTGCTGCACTTTTGTCTGCAATGCTCACCGTTGCGCCAGATCGAGACGATGAACATCGTCCTGCCAGGCATTTCGCGACGGCACTGCGTGACCATCTATTCAAGATGCCGGATCTCGATCTTGATAAACTCCCATATTCAACGCCAGAAGGTTTCACTGAAGTTTTCTTGGATGAACGTCAACGCATGCAATCACTGCAGCTGTTGATCATCATGCCTTACCTTTCGGGTAAACTTCATGATGACGATGTTCAACGGGTTGATCTCTATGCTCGCACGGCAAATTTATCCCCTGACTCACTCCAAGATCTTAATAACCTTGTGAACGGACGTATTAAAAAAGCCTTGATCTTGTATGGTCGCAGAGCAGCTAATGAATTCACGCCTGGAACACCTGTTCAGAAGCTTAAATCCATCGTAAGAGAGGTCCATAGCCTCGCAGGTGATAAAAAAAGAGCTGAAGTATACGAGCAACTTTCAAGCCTTGAGGAAGGAACATTTGGGAGAACACTCTATAATTTTTATCGCAATCGAGATTTTAAATTTCCAGGACAGAAAGGAAACTTAGGAGAGTCAGCGGTAAGGCACGATTGTGTTCATATTTTATCAGGAACAAACACTGATTATGCTGGAGAAATTGCTGTTTCAGCGATTGAAGCCGCGATGGCTAGTTCTGAAGTGGGATGGGAGATGGTGACAGAGGTTTTGGTTGATTTTCAACTAGGAATCGCCTGGACCCTGCCTGGTGGCATCAAAGCGGAGACGATGAATTTTGATCCGGATCTTTTTAGTAGGGGACTTGCTGTTGGGTCGAAAATCAATACGGATTTAATCCACGACTGGAACTTCTGGGATGATATTGAAACTCCAATCAGTGTTCTCAGGCAGCGTTTTGGTATCACTGATGTCGATATCGTTGATATGCCAGCTCCTGAAAAAGATCCAGGGGCCCAAACAAGTTATTGGAATATTGATTAGCTGATAATGACGGTTGTATAAGAGCGCGTTAGCTCAAATATTACTTCGAGGTGGTTTGCCGCTGAACACCTGTGTAAATTTTGTTGGTGATGCCTGAAGGATCATTCAATGGGTGG
This window harbors:
- a CDS encoding multicopper oxidase family protein, which translates into the protein MLAALVGSASLEVLRTTQAKARSSWERFISQPALQRPRNAETVVLEIATAAITVLGRTVVRGCIRQLDGQRGYTTSQRKGINLELINQLPVPTTVHWHGLILPNVMDGVPFVTQPPIPPGQRQRIHYSLVQNGTFWMHSHYGLQTQSYVAEPFVILNEEQERWADRTITVMLRDFSFTPASQILDNVVAGERGGGTAMAKSLADFDWHQPRMLLTQQWDHVKQRFSWKQEKGVLMMAPDVVYDALLANERSLDAPEIIDVEPGETVAIRWLAGSAFMSFFLDLGDLEGELLRTDANPVEPISGSVFQLALAQRLTLRVKVPEKLGVFPLLALGERSNLRCGVVLRSHPNLHVPDLAPKTDQWTGRLDFTQDKQLRAGRPLAVRAADNTIPIALTGPAPKYTWGLNHRFYPYRDPYWVEQGQRVEMVFSNPTPMGHPMHLHGHEFQILELDGVPLAGAMRDTVYVPKGGTCRIAFDANNPGIWAFHCHISYHHVRGMFNVVAYRSADLGWWNPAGFGHEYLPF
- a CDS encoding glycoside hydrolase family 13 protein translates to MQSVTAFNDPPIWVAEAVIYQVFPDRFRRSGRVEEQRHLALKPWGSDPTEQGFQGGDLYGVIDALDQLQSMGITCLYLTPIFRSAVNHRYHTYDYFQVDPLLGGNTALDALITALHERDMRLVLDGVFNHCGRGFWPFHHVVENGQASPYRDWFHIKQWPINPYPGSGESCGYDCWWSIPDLPKFNHSNPAVRDYLLAVARHWLERGIDGWRLDVADEVPKDFWVEFRHVVREVKSDAWIVGEIWGDARSWLQGEHFDGVMNYRIGWSILGWVGGDALRQGYQEPGYPLNPLNTKELINIWNTTTAWYRPQVNRGQMNLLDSHDVPRALHSLNGDLKAMRLALLLLFLQPGAPCIFYGTETGLAGGPSSKRSSGPEPACREAFPWDQRWSADLRPYIQQLAKLRNSYPDLHQTDLVWRCAGSDGLIGQAEGLEVWINRSRTQPLELPDPQATTNVLWSSDQHNALGSISMQSAVLLGTSPR